The segment ACTCATGAGATTGCCACGTCACTTCGTTCCTCGCAATGACGAGTTAGAGTTCCTTCTCCCTTGATGGGAGAAGGTAAGGATGAGGGTGAAAAGCCTGTGTTAAGATCCAGGTTAAGTTTTTTAAATTAAGCCAGTAAGAGATATTCAGGGTTCCCCCTCACCTTAATCCTCTCCCACCAGGGGAGAGGAAAGAAAAGAAAAAGATGAGATCCTCACGGCTTCGAAAAACGAAGCCTCAGGATGACGCCGGCGGCATCAGATGAGATCTTCACGGCTTTAAATACTGAGGGCGAGAGGACGAGAGGGGGAGAAAAAGGAGAAAGGGAAAGGGCTCAGGATGACGAATCAAAAGCACCCTCCTCGCCGTAAAACAGCACCGGTCGAACAAGGAGGGGAATTGTTAAATTCATTCCCCCATTGAGGAGGGATTAAGGTGGGTGTGCCTTTCTTATTTTTATGTTAATCACTTTTCATTTATTTATGTATTTTCAGGATTGAATACAAGTTAAATTATTTGTTTGAGTTAAAAGAATCTTGAAGTCGGATTTTTAATCGGGTATATCTCTTGAGTGGTTGGTTATTACGAACTGCAATTGCAATTGCTTTTTTACTGCCCACTAAAACCACCAATTTTTTGCCACGAGTTATTGCCGTATAGAGAAGATTCCTTTGTAACATCATGTAATGCTGGGTAAGTAATGGAATAACAATAGCTGGATATTCGCTCCCTTGAGACTTATGAATGGAAATTGCATAGGAGAGAACAATTTCATCAAGTTCGGAAAATTCGTAATTTACTTCTTTTCCATCGAAATTTATGGCCACTTCTTGAATTTCACGATCGATTTTAGTTATTTTACCAATATCCCCATTATATATATCTTTATCGTAATTATTTCGAATTTGCATGACCTTGTCCCCTATTCGAAAAATGTTTCCACCGCGGTTGATTTCGACTTTGGAGGAGGGATTAAGACTTTTTTGTAATTCGACATTGAGGTTGGCTGCCCCTATTAAACCACGGTGCATAGGCGAAAGAACTTGAATATTCTCTAAGGGATGGAATCCAAAAGTTTTTGGGATTCGGTGACAACAGAGATCCAGAATAGTTTGCAAAGCCTTTTCTGGTTCATCGCAAGGGAAGAAGTAGAAGTCCTGAGGTTTACCAGGTGAAAAGTCAAGGAGGGGGAATTGACCATGATTAATGCGGTGAGCATTCAAAATAATTAAACTATCTTGCGCTTGTCGAAAAATTTTTGTGAGTCGCATGGTAGGGATCACTTCAGATTCAATCAAATCACGAAGTAAATTCCCAGCCCCTACTGAAGGAAGTTGGTCAACATCTCCAACTAAAATGAGAGTGGCATTTGGAGGGATAGCTTTGAGAAAATGATACATTAAAATCGTATCGATCATCGAGGTTTCATCAATAATAAGTACATCAGCATTCAAAGGATTTTCATGATTTTTCTTAAACTGGTTATCTTTAGGAGAATACTCCAATAGCCGATGAAGAGTTTTAGCTTCAAATCCAGTTGCTTCAGTCATTCGCTTGGCTGCTCGACCGGTAGGCGCAGCTAAAAGTATTTGATAACCCAATTTTTTATACAGGCAAATTATGGCTTTAATCAGAGTGGTTTTTCCAGTACCCGGTCCTCCAGTTATGACCAATACTTTTTCAGATAGTGCAGCGTGTAAAGCCTGCTGTTGACTTTCATCTAAGTTAATACCTAATTCTTTAGATACAATTTGGTGGGTTTTCCCCAACCCAAACAACGGAATAGTTTTGGGAAACTCAATGAGTGCTTTTAACCTGTCTACGATTCCGGTTTCAGCAATATGGAATGGAGTAAGATAGACTCCCTCTTCATGATCGGATATTTCTTCAATAAATACCGAATCTTGGCCAGATAAGTTTGAAAGGGCTTTTTTGGCTTCATTTTCCTCGACATCAAGGATTTCATGACATTTTGATAAGAGAGCCGAGGTTGGAACGTAAACATGACCATTTTCAGCAAATTTGTTAAGAGTGTAAAGTATACCAGCTTCAATTCGTGCCGGAGCGTCCTTAGGGTGACCTAATTTTTGTGCAATTCGATCAGCAGTGATAAAGCCGATTCCGAAAATATCAGTTGCTAATCGATAGGGATTCTCTTGAACGGTTTTAATCGAGTTCTGTCCATATTGTTTATATATTTTTACTGCATAAGAAGGACTTACTCCATGTTCTTGGAGAAAAATCATCACGTTTCGGATATCCTTTTGCTCATCCCAAGCTTTTTTGATCATTGCTATTCGCTTGGTTCCAATGCCTTCAACTTCTTGCAATTTTTGAATATCCTTTTCGATGATTTCCAATGTTTCGATTCCAAACTTATTAACCAGCCTCTTCGCCATGACTGGACCAATGCCCTTAATGAGACCGGAACCTAAATATTTTTCTACACCTTTTACTGATGCCGGGACAACCGATTCATAAGATTGAATCAGGAATTGTTCGCCATATTTTGGATGATTTTTCCATTCTCCTTGAAGCTTTAAAATCTCTCCAGGAGTTATGGATAATAAATTACCAACAATAGTAATGAGTTCCCGGTTTCCAGAAACTTTCATTCGGGCTATGGTATAGCCATTTTCTTCGTTATGAAATGTTATTCTTTCAACTTGTCCTTGAATTTCCACCTAGCTTTTACCTCGGATATTCACTTGATTTCATTATAAACCATTAGAAAATGTAGATTTGTTTATATTGATCATTATAATTGAAACTTTTAAAATCAAAGACTCAAGAATCAAGGCTCCCTTTTATGCCTTTTAATCCCAGCAAAACTCAGATTTTATTAAGTAATAGGGAAGAATATTGGAGGTTAATGGTTATCTGTTAAAGAGCAAAAAAAAGATTGAAAAATATTACTTAGAATAATTGGAGGTAAAAAACATGAAAGAAAAACTTGTATTCCCTGATTTTCACCTCAAAGGGTATGTTCCAGAAACCCAAAGAGAAGAAGATTTTTCTTTGAATAGCTTTAGTGGAAAATGGGTAATATTTTACTTTTATCCTCGAGATGCAACCCCAGGTTGTACCAAAGAGGCAATTGCTTTTACTGAAAAGTTAGAAGAAATTCGTTCCAAAGGAGTAGAAGTAGTTGGTGTGAGCACTCAATCGGTGGAGAGTCATCAAAAATTTGCCAAAAAATATAATTTGAAGCACATCCTTTTAAGTGATGATGAGAGCTTATCAAAAAACCTTGGTATTCTTGGGGTAACTGGTACAGCAGCGCGGACGACCTTTTTAGTTGATCCTCAGGGATTTATTGTTAAAGATTGGAAAAAAGTAAAAGTTGCCCAACATGTTGAAGAGGTTCTGGAAGCGATCGATGAACAATGCAATTGTTAAATCACCTTTGATTCATAAGTCTCTTATTGATTTTCATGATTGGTTTTATGTTTTTATTGAAAAAAGAATAAATCGATTCGTAGTCCAGGTTGACTTTGGTGACGGAAGATCTCGGCAAGTTGCCACCAATAATCCCGGAAGATTATCGGAATTGATGGTTCCGGGACGACAGGCGATTTGTATTTCTAACCCTCAAGGTAAAACTGCTGGAAAACTAATAGCAATCCAAGATGATTTTGGATGGGCTTTCATCGATACCTTTTTTCAAATGAGAGC is part of the Candidatus Atribacteria bacterium ADurb.Bin276 genome and harbors:
- the recD2_2 gene encoding ATP-dependent RecD-like DNA helicase, translated to MEIQGQVERITFHNEENGYTIARMKVSGNRELITIVGNLLSITPGEILKLQGEWKNHPKYGEQFLIQSYESVVPASVKGVEKYLGSGLIKGIGPVMAKRLVNKFGIETLEIIEKDIQKLQEVEGIGTKRIAMIKKAWDEQKDIRNVMIFLQEHGVSPSYAVKIYKQYGQNSIKTVQENPYRLATDIFGIGFITADRIAQKLGHPKDAPARIEAGILYTLNKFAENGHVYVPTSALLSKCHEILDVEENEAKKALSNLSGQDSVFIEEISDHEEGVYLTPFHIAETGIVDRLKALIEFPKTIPLFGLGKTHQIVSKELGINLDESQQQALHAALSEKVLVITGGPGTGKTTLIKAIICLYKKLGYQILLAAPTGRAAKRMTEATGFEAKTLHRLLEYSPKDNQFKKNHENPLNADVLIIDETSMIDTILMYHFLKAIPPNATLILVGDVDQLPSVGAGNLLRDLIESEVIPTMRLTKIFRQAQDSLIILNAHRINHGQFPLLDFSPGKPQDFYFFPCDEPEKALQTILDLCCHRIPKTFGFHPLENIQVLSPMHRGLIGAANLNVELQKSLNPSSKVEINRGGNIFRIGDKVMQIRNNYDKDIYNGDIGKITKIDREIQEVAINFDGKEVNYEFSELDEIVLSYAISIHKSQGSEYPAIVIPLLTQHYMMLQRNLLYTAITRGKKLVVLVGSKKAIAIAVRNNQPLKRYTRLKIRLQDSFNSNK
- the bcp gene encoding putative peroxiredoxin bcp gives rise to the protein MKEKLVFPDFHLKGYVPETQREEDFSLNSFSGKWVIFYFYPRDATPGCTKEAIAFTEKLEEIRSKGVEVVGVSTQSVESHQKFAKKYNLKHILLSDDESLSKNLGILGVTGTAARTTFLVDPQGFIVKDWKKVKVAQHVEEVLEAIDEQCNC